A single genomic interval of Amycolatopsis albispora harbors:
- a CDS encoding glycosyltransferase family 2 protein — MSSPPRSTVVVVTWRGAPHLVACLDALAAQDRPHRTLVVDNASDDGTAGLLAAHPSKPEVLRLPRNTGYAGGIEAALPQVSTPFVAWLNDDAAPSPGWLAALEDALDEAPDAAAVSSTLTLPDGTTQSTGVRLTADGHGADHTEPAAEVFGFCGGAVLLRTAALRASGGVPSSFFCYYEDTDTAWRLRLAGWRVLGSAATVRHLHGASTRPGSARFHRWNERNRLLTLLRCAPAAVALRELARFTAITALLPVKRDVPDAANFRMGLRLRVLGEVVLRLPGTIGARRRIGTRATIGRGAVWRRWAAG; from the coding sequence GTGTCATCCCCGCCCCGCAGCACGGTCGTGGTGGTCACCTGGCGTGGTGCCCCGCACCTGGTGGCCTGCCTGGACGCGCTGGCGGCCCAGGACCGTCCACATCGGACCCTCGTGGTGGACAACGCGTCGGACGACGGCACCGCCGGGCTGCTGGCCGCCCACCCGTCGAAGCCCGAGGTGCTGCGCCTGCCGCGCAACACCGGCTACGCGGGCGGCATCGAGGCGGCATTACCGCAGGTCAGCACGCCCTTCGTGGCCTGGCTGAACGACGACGCGGCGCCCTCCCCCGGCTGGCTCGCCGCGCTGGAGGACGCACTCGACGAGGCTCCTGACGCGGCCGCCGTCAGCTCGACGCTGACGCTGCCCGACGGCACCACGCAGTCCACCGGCGTCCGCCTCACCGCCGACGGCCACGGCGCCGACCACACCGAACCGGCCGCCGAGGTGTTCGGCTTCTGCGGTGGCGCGGTGCTGCTGCGGACCGCCGCGCTGCGTGCTTCGGGCGGCGTGCCGTCGAGCTTCTTCTGCTACTACGAGGACACCGACACCGCCTGGCGCCTGCGGCTGGCGGGCTGGCGGGTGCTCGGCTCGGCGGCCACCGTGCGGCACCTGCACGGCGCCAGCACGCGGCCCGGTTCCGCGCGGTTCCACCGCTGGAACGAGCGCAACCGCCTGCTCACGCTGCTGCGCTGCGCGCCGGCCGCGGTGGCGCTGCGCGAGCTGGCGCGGTTCACCGCGATCACCGCGCTGCTACCGGTCAAACGGGACGTTCCGGACGCGGCCAACTTCCGCATGGGCCTCCGGCTGCGCGTGCTCGGCGAGGTGGTGCTGCGCCTGCCGGGCACGATCGGCGCCCGCCGGCGGATCGGCACGCGTGCCACGATCGGCCGAGGCGCGGTCTGGCGCAGGTGGGCGGCCGGTTAG
- a CDS encoding glycosyltransferase family 4 protein — MPELVVIAEQLLAPVPGGTGRYTAELLRALARTVPDGWTLSSAVARHADVEAARVPGVEGPRRLALPPKALTAAWQFGLPWWPGGDAVHATTPLAPPRAPRGRRLSVTVHDTVPWTHPETLTPRGVSWHQSVIARAARTADALVVPTQAVADDLAARVAGRAPVHVIGHGVTDLPSEPADLLLPAEYVLAIGTVEPRKGIGLLIEAMATFDGPPLLLVGQAGWGDLDPAGLARQHGLPADRLRVLGKLSDAELATALRGASVLAMPSLAEGFGLPVLEAMAAGVPVVHSDVPALVEVSGGAARVVPSGDVTALAAALREVLGSESLSATMRTQGLARSSEFSWRSAARRLWSVHTAAATVSGPEFGGSPPRAS; from the coding sequence GTGCCCGAGCTGGTGGTCATCGCGGAGCAGTTGCTCGCGCCCGTTCCCGGGGGAACCGGGCGGTACACGGCCGAGCTGCTGCGTGCGCTTGCCCGGACCGTGCCGGACGGCTGGACCCTGTCGAGCGCGGTGGCGCGGCACGCCGACGTCGAAGCGGCCAGGGTGCCGGGCGTCGAGGGCCCGCGCCGGCTCGCGCTGCCGCCGAAGGCGCTGACCGCCGCGTGGCAGTTCGGCCTGCCGTGGTGGCCGGGCGGCGACGCGGTGCACGCGACCACGCCGCTGGCCCCGCCGCGCGCGCCGCGCGGCCGCCGGTTGAGCGTGACCGTGCACGACACCGTGCCGTGGACGCACCCCGAAACGCTCACTCCGCGTGGCGTTTCCTGGCACCAGTCGGTGATCGCGCGGGCCGCGCGCACCGCGGACGCGCTGGTGGTGCCCACCCAGGCGGTGGCCGACGACCTGGCCGCGCGGGTGGCGGGCCGGGCGCCGGTGCACGTCATCGGCCACGGGGTGACCGACCTGCCCAGCGAGCCCGCCGACCTGCTTCTGCCCGCGGAATACGTGCTGGCGATCGGCACGGTCGAGCCGCGCAAGGGCATCGGGCTGCTGATCGAGGCGATGGCCACCTTCGACGGCCCGCCGCTGCTGCTGGTCGGCCAGGCGGGCTGGGGCGATCTCGACCCGGCCGGGCTGGCGCGGCAGCACGGCCTGCCCGCCGACCGGCTGCGGGTGCTGGGCAAGCTGTCCGACGCCGAGCTGGCGACCGCGTTGCGTGGTGCCTCCGTGCTCGCCATGCCGAGCCTGGCCGAGGGGTTCGGGCTGCCCGTGCTGGAGGCGATGGCGGCCGGGGTGCCGGTGGTGCACTCCGACGTGCCCGCGCTGGTCGAGGTCTCCGGTGGCGCGGCTCGCGTGGTGCCGAGCGGGGACGTCACCGCGCTGGCCGCGGCCCTGCGGGAGGTGCTGGGCTCGGAGTCGCTCTCCGCAACCATGCGTACCCAGGGTCTAGCGCGATCGAGTGAATTTTCGTGGCGGTCCGCGGCGCGGCGGCTCTGGTCAGTGCATACGGCGGCGGCCACCGTCTCCGGCCCCGAGTTTGGTGGTTCCCCACCCCGCGCCAGTTGA
- a CDS encoding glycosyltransferase family 4 protein: MLIDATAVPADRGGVGRYVDSLVAALDADGAPVTVVCQPRDFRLYSQLAPGTRVLPATESTSTRTARLTWEQTTLPTLARRLGVDVVHSPHYTMPLALNKASVVTLHDATFFTDAVLHSSVKARFFRAWTVAALRRASLCVVPSEATATELAKVTRVRASELEVIQHGVDVERFHPPSPDEVRAAREAIGLGSTPYIAFLGALEPRKNVPALIRGYAKAMAGRTDPPALVLAGQPGWDTQVEKALEGVPHRLRVIRAGYLPFGTLAGFLGGSEMVAYPSLGEGFGLPVLEAMACGACVLTTRRLSLPEVGGDAVAYCGVGAGDVAAAIGELLDDPARRSTLAAAAQRRAKEFSWAATAERHREAYGRAWLAWRSGGGHR, from the coding sequence GTGCTGATCGATGCCACCGCCGTGCCCGCGGACCGCGGCGGCGTTGGCCGGTACGTGGACTCGCTCGTCGCCGCGCTCGACGCCGACGGCGCCCCGGTCACCGTGGTCTGCCAGCCCCGCGACTTCCGGCTGTACTCCCAGCTCGCGCCGGGCACCAGGGTGCTCCCGGCCACCGAATCCACCTCCACCCGCACGGCCAGGCTGACCTGGGAGCAGACCACGCTGCCGACGCTGGCCAGGCGGCTGGGCGTGGACGTGGTGCACTCGCCGCACTACACGATGCCGCTCGCGCTGAACAAGGCGTCGGTGGTGACGCTGCACGACGCCACCTTCTTCACCGACGCGGTGCTTCACTCGTCCGTGAAGGCGCGCTTCTTCCGGGCGTGGACGGTGGCCGCGCTGCGGCGGGCGTCGCTGTGCGTGGTGCCGAGCGAGGCGACGGCCACCGAACTGGCGAAGGTGACCCGCGTGCGCGCGTCCGAGCTGGAGGTCATCCAGCACGGCGTGGACGTCGAGCGGTTCCACCCGCCGTCACCGGACGAGGTGCGCGCGGCCCGCGAGGCGATCGGCCTGGGCAGCACGCCGTACATCGCCTTCCTCGGCGCGCTGGAACCACGCAAGAACGTGCCCGCGCTGATCCGCGGTTACGCGAAGGCGATGGCCGGGCGGACCGACCCGCCCGCGCTGGTGCTCGCCGGGCAGCCGGGCTGGGACACCCAGGTGGAGAAGGCGCTCGAAGGCGTGCCGCACCGGCTGCGCGTGATCCGGGCCGGCTACCTGCCGTTCGGCACGCTGGCCGGCTTCCTCGGCGGCTCCGAGATGGTCGCCTACCCGAGCCTCGGCGAGGGGTTCGGGCTGCCGGTGCTGGAGGCGATGGCCTGCGGCGCGTGCGTGCTCACCACCAGGCGCCTGTCGCTGCCCGAGGTCGGCGGGGACGCGGTGGCCTACTGCGGCGTCGGCGCCGGTGACGTGGCGGCGGCGATCGGGGAGCTGCTCGACGACCCGGCCCGGCGGTCCACCCTGGCGGCCGCGGCGCAGCGCCGGGCGAAGGAGTTCTCCTGGGCGGCCACCGCCGAACGGCACCGCGAGGCGTACGGCCGGGCGTGGCTGGCCTGGCGGTCCGGTGGGGGCCACCGGTAG
- a CDS encoding glycosyltransferase family 2 protein — protein MHPKYGDELAVVVVTYFPGETLEPFLDTLEKATARDVRVVLADNDTAPSDESLDRAAQRDNVHLLRIGENLGYGSAANRGVAELDERYGWIVIANPDLEWHPGSLDELLAVAERWPRGGAFGPLIQEPDGTVYPSARLLPSLGRGIGHAALGKIWSGNPWTRQYRQETAKPAERTSGWLSGSCQLIRREAWDSVDGFDSRYFMYFEDVDLGDRLARAGWLNVYAPSATVMHIGGQATKRASAKMLAAHHESAYRYLADRHRGLLWKPVLAAVKLGLAARLKLATLRER, from the coding sequence GTGCACCCCAAGTATGGCGATGAGCTCGCCGTCGTGGTCGTGACCTACTTCCCCGGCGAGACACTGGAACCGTTCCTCGACACGCTCGAAAAGGCCACCGCGCGCGACGTGCGGGTGGTGCTGGCCGACAACGACACGGCCCCTTCGGACGAGTCGCTCGACCGGGCCGCCCAGCGGGACAACGTGCACCTGCTGCGCATCGGGGAGAACCTGGGCTACGGCAGCGCGGCCAACCGCGGGGTCGCCGAGCTGGACGAGCGGTACGGCTGGATCGTGATCGCCAATCCCGACCTGGAGTGGCACCCCGGCTCGCTCGACGAACTGCTCGCGGTGGCCGAGCGCTGGCCGCGTGGCGGCGCGTTCGGCCCACTGATCCAGGAACCGGACGGCACGGTCTACCCGTCGGCGCGGCTGCTGCCCTCGCTCGGCCGCGGCATCGGGCACGCCGCGCTGGGCAAGATCTGGTCCGGCAACCCGTGGACCAGGCAGTACCGGCAGGAGACCGCAAAGCCGGCCGAGCGGACGTCGGGCTGGCTCTCGGGTTCGTGCCAGCTGATCCGGCGTGAGGCGTGGGACTCCGTCGACGGCTTCGATTCGCGGTACTTCATGTACTTCGAGGACGTCGACCTCGGCGACCGGCTGGCGCGCGCGGGCTGGCTGAACGTGTACGCGCCCTCGGCCACCGTGATGCACATCGGCGGGCAGGCGACCAAGCGCGCTTCGGCGAAGATGCTCGCCGCGCACCACGAAAGCGCCTACCGCTACCTGGCGGACCGGCACCGCGGGCTGCTGTGGAAGCCCGTGCTGGCCGCGGTCAAGCTGGGCCTGGCGGCACGGCTGAAGCTGGCCACCCTGCGCGAGCGCTGA
- a CDS encoding sugar phosphate nucleotidyltransferase: protein MTAAPGVDAVVLVGGKGTRLRPLTLSAPKPMLPTAGVPYLSHLFSRIRAAGITHVVLGTSYRAEVFEEHFGDGSAVGLELEYVVEETPLDTGGAIRNVHDRLRADNAVIFNGDILSGADLGALIERHTSTAADVTLHLQRVDDPSRFGSVPTDADGRVTAFLEKTPNPPTDQINAGCYVFRRSVIESIPAGRPVSVERETFPGLLEAGAHVQGFVDASYWLDVGTPEAFVRGSADLVRGVAPTSALPGPTGDALILEGAKVAGDAVVTDGSTVGAGAEIGAGARISGSVLFDGAVVGAGAVVERSVLGKGARVGDGTVLRGVVLGDGAVVGAGCELIDGARVWPGMTLADGSVRFSSDA from the coding sequence ATGACTGCCGCACCGGGGGTCGATGCCGTCGTGCTCGTCGGCGGCAAGGGCACGAGACTGCGGCCGCTGACCCTGTCCGCGCCGAAGCCGATGCTGCCCACCGCGGGCGTGCCCTACCTTTCCCACCTGTTCTCCCGCATCCGCGCGGCCGGGATAACGCATGTCGTGCTCGGCACCTCCTACCGGGCCGAAGTGTTCGAAGAGCACTTCGGCGACGGTTCCGCGGTGGGCCTGGAACTGGAGTACGTGGTGGAGGAAACGCCGCTGGACACCGGGGGCGCGATCCGCAACGTGCACGACCGCCTGCGCGCGGACAACGCGGTCATCTTCAACGGCGACATCCTTTCCGGCGCGGATCTCGGCGCGCTGATCGAGCGGCACACGTCGACCGCGGCCGATGTCACCTTGCATTTGCAACGAGTTGACGATCCGAGCCGGTTCGGTTCGGTGCCGACGGACGCGGACGGCCGGGTCACCGCGTTCCTGGAGAAAACGCCCAATCCGCCGACGGACCAGATCAATGCCGGTTGCTACGTGTTCCGGCGATCGGTGATCGAGTCCATTCCGGCCGGGCGCCCGGTTTCGGTCGAACGCGAGACCTTTCCCGGACTGCTCGAAGCGGGCGCGCACGTGCAGGGCTTTGTGGACGCGTCGTACTGGCTCGACGTGGGTACGCCGGAGGCGTTCGTGCGCGGGTCCGCCGATCTGGTGCGCGGGGTCGCGCCCACGTCGGCGCTGCCCGGGCCGACCGGTGACGCGCTGATCCTCGAGGGCGCGAAAGTCGCCGGCGACGCCGTCGTGACCGACGGTTCGACGGTCGGTGCCGGTGCCGAAATCGGGGCGGGCGCCCGGATTTCGGGCTCGGTGCTGTTCGACGGCGCGGTGGTCGGCGCCGGTGCGGTGGTCGAGCGCTCGGTGCTCGGCAAGGGCGCGCGGGTCGGCGACGGCACCGTGTTGCGCGGGGTCGTGCTCGGCGACGGCGCGGTGGTCGGCGCGGGGTGCGAGCTGATCGACGGCGCCAGGGTGTGGCCCGGGATGACCTTGGCGGACGGGTCCGTGCGATTCTCGAGTGATGCCTGA
- a CDS encoding DNA-3-methyladenine glycosylase family protein — MPDSRRWRPSYALDFRRVLAPLRRGPGDPAVHWDAPGRVWLTANTADGPGTLGLRRLADGEFEAVAWGAGAAILLDGVPSLLGASDDDSGFVAHHDVIADARHRRPGLRLPSTGRVWDALVPAVLEQKVTGIEAHRSWRELCRWFGEPAPGPAPAQLRVPPTPTAIRSIPDWKWHQAGVDLKRRTALVAAAGVAHQLERAASLRGAEGRALLRKVPGIGVWTAAEIAQRAWGDPDAVSFGDFHIPSIVGYALVGRALDDQGMAEVLAPYAPQRQRAVRYLEAAGVTRPRFGPRMPIRDYRAL; from the coding sequence ATGCCTGATTCACGCCGGTGGCGCCCGTCGTATGCGCTGGACTTCCGGCGGGTGCTGGCGCCGCTGCGGCGTGGGCCCGGGGATCCGGCGGTGCACTGGGACGCGCCGGGCCGGGTGTGGCTGACCGCGAACACCGCGGACGGCCCCGGCACGCTCGGCCTGCGGCGGCTGGCGGACGGTGAGTTCGAGGCGGTGGCGTGGGGTGCGGGCGCGGCGATCCTGCTCGACGGCGTGCCCTCCTTGCTCGGCGCGTCCGACGACGATTCGGGTTTTGTCGCGCACCACGACGTGATCGCGGACGCGCGGCACCGGCGGCCGGGCCTGCGGTTGCCGTCGACCGGGCGGGTGTGGGACGCGCTGGTGCCCGCGGTGCTGGAGCAGAAGGTGACCGGGATCGAGGCGCACCGGTCGTGGCGCGAGCTGTGCCGGTGGTTCGGCGAACCGGCGCCGGGCCCGGCGCCCGCGCAGCTGCGGGTGCCGCCGACGCCGACCGCGATTCGGTCCATTCCGGACTGGAAGTGGCATCAGGCGGGCGTGGACCTCAAGCGCCGCACGGCTTTGGTCGCCGCGGCCGGGGTAGCCCACCAGCTGGAGCGGGCGGCTTCGCTGCGGGGCGCGGAGGGCCGCGCGCTGCTGCGGAAGGTGCCCGGCATCGGCGTGTGGACGGCCGCCGAAATCGCCCAGCGCGCCTGGGGCGATCCGGACGCGGTCAGCTTCGGAGACTTCCACATCCCGTCGATCGTGGGCTACGCCCTGGTCGGCCGGGCACTGGACGACCAGGGCATGGCGGAGGTGCTGGCGCCGTACGCGCCGCAACGCCAGCGGGCCGTGCGCTACCTGGAAGCCGCGGGCGTGACGCGACCGCGATTCGGCCCGCGGATGCCCATCCGGGACTACCGCGCGCTCTAG
- a CDS encoding GntR family transcriptional regulator, whose amino-acid sequence MMLSVDANSPVPPYEQVRSSLARQINDRTLPVGTKLPTVRKLAADLGVAPNTIARAYRELEEAGLIETRGRAGSFVGASGDQNRRRAQEAAANYAAVVRKLGLSQGEALSIVSAALDGGNATAPAARFTPRPAQ is encoded by the coding sequence ATGATGCTCAGCGTGGACGCCAACTCCCCCGTGCCGCCGTACGAGCAGGTTCGGTCCTCGCTCGCCCGGCAGATCAACGACCGGACGCTGCCGGTCGGCACGAAGCTGCCCACCGTGCGCAAGCTCGCCGCCGATCTCGGGGTCGCGCCCAACACCATCGCGCGCGCGTACCGGGAGCTGGAGGAGGCGGGCCTGATCGAAACCCGCGGCCGGGCGGGAAGCTTCGTCGGCGCCTCCGGTGACCAAAACCGGCGGCGCGCCCAGGAAGCGGCGGCGAACTACGCGGCCGTGGTGCGCAAGCTCGGCCTCAGCCAGGGAGAAGCGCTGTCGATCGTGTCCGCGGCGCTGGACGGCGGCAACGCCACCGCCCCGGCCGCGCGGTTCACCCCGCGCCCGGCGCAGTAG
- a CDS encoding NUDIX hydrolase, with the protein MSLHADTMSTLDSWKAPTAAQESLRQAFIGFVAARADSCARSCEAGHVTASAVVLDHTGEHVLLTLHPRVGRWLQLGGHCEPGDTALAEAALREAAEESGMSGLTIDTDPIHLDVHPITCSLGVPTRHFDVRFAVHAPAGAEPVRSSESDDLRWWPIGALPAGSEDLTELIAAAVDHA; encoded by the coding sequence GTGAGCCTGCACGCCGACACGATGTCCACTTTGGACAGCTGGAAGGCGCCGACCGCGGCACAGGAATCGCTGCGGCAGGCGTTCATCGGCTTTGTCGCGGCCAGGGCGGATTCGTGCGCGCGGTCCTGCGAAGCCGGGCACGTCACCGCCTCCGCCGTGGTGCTCGACCACACCGGGGAGCACGTGCTGCTCACCCTGCACCCGCGCGTGGGCCGGTGGCTGCAACTCGGCGGCCACTGCGAGCCCGGCGACACCGCACTGGCCGAAGCCGCCCTGCGCGAGGCGGCCGAGGAGTCGGGCATGAGCGGCCTGACCATCGACACCGACCCGATCCACCTCGACGTGCACCCGATCACCTGCTCACTCGGCGTGCCGACACGGCACTTCGACGTGCGTTTCGCGGTGCACGCCCCGGCAGGCGCGGAACCCGTGCGCAGCAGCGAATCCGACGATCTCCGGTGGTGGCCGATCGGCGCACTGCCGGCCGGCTCGGAAGACCTCACCGAACTCATCGCCGCGGCGGTCGACCACGCTTGA
- a CDS encoding coenzyme F420-0:L-glutamate ligase gives MTDHASPKLEVLPVTGLPEFRPGDDLTGAIAAAARWLRSGDVVVVTSKVVSKIEGRLISVPRDPEARDAARRKLIEDESVRVVARIARTVITENRNGLVQAAAGVDASNVDQGEVALLPADPDASAFALRAGLRERLGVEVAVVITDTMGRAWRVGQTDAAIGSSGLRVLHSYAGEVDEHGNELAVTEIAVADELAAAADLVKGKLGGTPVAVVRGLAISDDGSTARDLVRPSEYDLFRLGTNESIAQGRREAVLVRRSVRAFTEEPVEPEVIRRSVGAALTAPAPHHTRPVRFIWVRDQARRRALLEAMREYWRADLEGDGFTPAQVEKRLARGNLLFTAPELILPFLVPEGAHTYPDDRRNACERTMFTVAGGAAVQGLLVSLAAEGLGSLWVGSTIFSADVVRSQLGLGEDWHPLGAVAIGHPLDGPSGPRPPRDLGEGLVEL, from the coding sequence TTGACTGATCACGCCTCGCCCAAGCTCGAGGTACTGCCGGTCACCGGGTTGCCGGAGTTCCGGCCGGGTGACGACCTGACCGGGGCCATCGCCGCCGCCGCGCGCTGGCTGCGCTCGGGTGACGTGGTGGTGGTGACCAGCAAGGTGGTCTCGAAGATCGAGGGGCGGCTGATCTCCGTGCCCCGCGACCCCGAGGCCAGGGACGCCGCGCGCCGCAAGCTGATCGAGGACGAGTCGGTGCGCGTGGTCGCCCGCATCGCCCGCACGGTGATCACCGAGAACCGCAACGGGCTGGTGCAGGCCGCCGCCGGGGTGGACGCGTCCAATGTGGACCAGGGTGAGGTGGCGCTGCTGCCCGCCGACCCGGACGCGTCGGCGTTCGCGCTGCGTGCCGGCCTGCGGGAGCGGCTCGGCGTGGAGGTCGCGGTGGTCATCACCGACACCATGGGCCGGGCCTGGCGGGTCGGGCAGACCGACGCCGCCATCGGCTCGTCCGGGCTGCGGGTGCTGCATTCCTACGCCGGTGAGGTCGACGAGCACGGCAACGAGCTGGCGGTCACCGAGATCGCGGTGGCCGACGAGCTGGCCGCCGCGGCCGACCTGGTCAAGGGCAAGCTGGGCGGCACGCCGGTGGCGGTGGTGCGCGGGCTGGCCATCTCCGACGACGGGTCCACCGCGCGCGACCTGGTCCGCCCGTCGGAGTACGACCTGTTCCGCCTGGGCACCAACGAATCCATCGCGCAGGGCCGTCGCGAAGCGGTGCTGGTGCGCCGGTCCGTGCGGGCGTTCACCGAGGAGCCGGTGGAGCCGGAGGTGATCCGCCGCTCGGTCGGCGCCGCGCTGACCGCGCCCGCGCCGCACCACACCCGGCCGGTCCGGTTCATCTGGGTGCGCGACCAGGCCAGGCGGCGGGCGCTGCTGGAGGCCATGCGCGAGTACTGGCGGGCCGATCTCGAAGGTGACGGGTTCACCCCGGCGCAGGTGGAAAAGCGGCTGGCACGCGGGAACCTGCTGTTCACCGCGCCCGAGCTGATCCTGCCGTTCCTGGTGCCGGAAGGCGCGCACACCTATCCCGACGACCGCCGCAACGCCTGTGAGCGCACCATGTTCACGGTCGCGGGTGGTGCCGCGGTGCAGGGGCTGCTGGTTTCGCTGGCGGCCGAAGGACTCGGCTCGCTGTGGGTCGGCTCGACGATCTTCTCCGCCGACGTGGTGCGCTCGCAGCTGGGGCTCGGCGAGGACTGGCACCCGCTGGGCGCGGTCGCCATCGGCCACCCGCTCGACGGCCCGTCCGGCCCGCGCCCGCCGCGCGACCTCGGCGAAGGACTGGTGGAACTGTGA
- the cofD gene encoding 2-phospho-L-lactate transferase — MKVVVVAGGVGGARFLLGVKAALGLPPIGPAPDGSPHEITALVNTGDDVWMHGLRICPDLDTCMYTLGGGIDTARGWGHAGETWTVKAELAAYGAEPDWFGLGDKDIATHLIRSRMLRAGYPLSAVTEALCDRWKPGVRLLPMTDDRVETHVVVDDPDEEGGRKALHFQEWWVRYHAELPAHSIVAVGAEESSPAPGVLDAIAETDAVLLAPSNPVVSVGTVLSVPGIRDALRKTSAGVVGISPIIGGKPLRGMADACLTAIGVETSAQAVGRHYGSRQTSEGLLDGWLIQRGETADVPGVAVRPVPLLMSDVDATAKMALAALDLSGVDVD, encoded by the coding sequence GTGAAGGTTGTCGTTGTAGCCGGCGGGGTGGGCGGCGCCCGCTTCCTGCTCGGCGTGAAGGCCGCGCTCGGCCTGCCCCCGATCGGTCCCGCCCCGGACGGTTCCCCGCACGAGATCACCGCGCTGGTGAACACCGGGGACGACGTGTGGATGCACGGCCTGCGCATCTGCCCGGACCTGGACACCTGCATGTACACCCTGGGCGGCGGGATCGACACCGCGCGCGGCTGGGGGCACGCCGGTGAGACCTGGACGGTCAAGGCGGAACTGGCCGCCTACGGTGCCGAGCCGGACTGGTTCGGCCTCGGCGACAAGGACATCGCCACCCACCTCATCCGCTCGCGCATGCTGCGGGCCGGGTATCCGCTGTCGGCGGTCACCGAGGCGTTGTGCGACCGCTGGAAGCCGGGCGTGCGGCTGCTGCCGATGACCGACGACCGCGTCGAGACCCATGTGGTGGTCGACGACCCGGACGAGGAGGGCGGCCGCAAGGCGCTGCACTTCCAGGAGTGGTGGGTGCGTTACCACGCCGAACTCCCCGCGCACTCGATCGTCGCGGTCGGTGCCGAGGAGTCCTCGCCCGCGCCGGGTGTGCTGGACGCGATCGCCGAGACCGACGCGGTGCTGCTGGCGCCGTCGAACCCGGTGGTGTCGGTGGGCACCGTGCTGTCCGTGCCCGGCATTCGCGACGCGCTGCGCAAGACCAGCGCCGGCGTGGTCGGCATCTCGCCGATCATCGGCGGGAAACCGTTGCGCGGCATGGCCGACGCCTGCCTGACCGCGATCGGCGTGGAGACCTCCGCGCAGGCCGTCGGCAGGCACTACGGTTCGCGGCAGACCTCGGAGGGCCTGCTCGACGGCTGGCTGATCCAGCGCGGTGAGACCGCCGACGTGCCGGGCGTGGCGGTGCGCCCGGTGCCGCTGCTGATGTCCGATGTGGACGCCACCGCGAAGATGGCGCTGGCGGCCCTGGATCTGTCCGGAGTGGACGTTGACTGA
- a CDS encoding GNAT family N-acetyltransferase, which yields MEPAETLELQCALAWPPVTGRWLGTWWFRAAGGFTGRANTALAIGDPGVPVTEALERVCEFAHSHGLEPAVQAVQHGPVERALAARGWVPNVAHEAGHEVSVLVGPLGGPAETARILGEPTPGWWELCAGTTEPSEAQRHVLTTAPALGYGVVEAGTETVGAVRAAVVDDVLHVSRLAVAPAYRRKGLAADLMAAAGAWAGARGATRCALQVSVANAPALALYHRLGFTEHHRYRYWVPATPACEDRSP from the coding sequence GTGGAACCAGCGGAAACACTCGAACTCCAGTGTGCACTGGCCTGGCCGCCGGTGACCGGGCGGTGGCTCGGGACCTGGTGGTTCCGGGCGGCCGGCGGGTTCACCGGCCGCGCGAACACCGCGCTGGCCATCGGCGACCCCGGGGTGCCGGTCACCGAGGCGCTGGAACGGGTTTGTGAGTTCGCCCACTCGCACGGCCTCGAACCGGCGGTGCAGGCGGTCCAGCACGGCCCCGTCGAACGCGCGCTCGCGGCCCGGGGCTGGGTGCCGAACGTGGCACACGAAGCCGGGCACGAGGTGTCGGTGCTGGTCGGACCACTGGGCGGCCCCGCCGAAACCGCGCGCATCCTCGGCGAACCCACGCCCGGTTGGTGGGAGTTGTGCGCGGGCACCACCGAGCCGTCCGAAGCGCAGCGGCACGTGCTCACCACGGCACCCGCGCTCGGCTACGGCGTCGTCGAAGCCGGCACCGAGACCGTCGGCGCGGTGCGGGCCGCGGTGGTGGACGACGTCCTGCACGTGTCACGGCTGGCGGTGGCACCCGCGTACCGGCGCAAGGGGCTCGCCGCGGACCTGATGGCCGCGGCGGGCGCGTGGGCCGGTGCACGCGGAGCGACCCGGTGCGCACTGCAGGTGTCGGTGGCCAACGCGCCGGCGCTCGCGCTGTACCACCGGCTGGGTTTCACCGAGCACCACCGGTACCGCTACTGGGTACCCGCCACCCCGGCGTGCGAGGATCGCTCACCGTGA
- the fdxA gene encoding ferredoxin produces MTYVIAEPCVDVLDKACIDECPVDCIYEGDRMLYIHPDECVDCGACEPVCPVEAIYYEDDVPDEWAAYTKANVDFFDELGSPGGASKVGKTSHDPQFIKDLPPQGE; encoded by the coding sequence GTGACCTACGTGATCGCCGAGCCCTGCGTCGACGTGCTCGACAAGGCGTGCATCGACGAGTGCCCCGTCGATTGCATCTACGAGGGTGATCGGATGCTCTACATCCACCCCGACGAGTGCGTGGACTGCGGCGCCTGCGAGCCGGTTTGCCCGGTCGAAGCCATCTACTACGAGGACGACGTGCCCGACGAGTGGGCTGCCTACACCAAGGCGAACGTGGACTTCTTCGACGAGCTGGGCTCGCCGGGCGGGGCGTCGAAGGTCGGCAAGACCAGCCACGACCCGCAGTTCATCAAAGACCTGCCCCCGCAGGGCGAATGA